Proteins encoded within one genomic window of Eurosta solidaginis isolate ZX-2024a chromosome 1, ASM4086904v1, whole genome shotgun sequence:
- the LOC137243312 gene encoding collagenase-like yields the protein MKLVIALSLLLCIASAFENRASRSTLRERLGSMVQKVDVSPRITNGQTAAANEIPYQAGLALFDGENEYFCGGSLISKIWVLTAAHCTLNAVRGIVYLGSIYPSHSIVELHVNERDINCHPQYNVEAPINDIALIKIPSVTYSAAIQRVRLPKCASSYSNYVDETVVASGWGDTSDTSSSDSPVLQFGSMKVISNEECAREYPDINTGILCTSTVNRIGNCDGDSGGPLVLASSNIQIGIIGFHSQQGCEAGLPAGHTRITSYLGWIQGITRLRFN from the exons ATGAAATTGGTGATAGCTTTGTCGCTCCTACTATGTATCGCCTCGGCGTTTGAAAATCGGGCATCTAGAAGTACACTACGTGAACGCTTGGGGTCTATGGTGCAAAAGGTAGATGTAAGTCCACGTATAACAAATGGTCAAACGGCTGCTGCTAATGAAATTCCTTATCAAGCTGGTTTGGCGTTATTTGATGGTGAAAATGAGTACTTTTGTGGTGGATCTCTAATAAGCAAAATATGGGTGCTGACTGCTGCTCATTGTACCTTAAA TGCTGTTCGTGGGATCGTATACTTAGGCAGCATCTATCCTTCACATTCCATTGTAGAGCTGCATGTGAACGAACGTGACATTAATTGTCATCCGCAATACAATGTGGAAGCTCCTATAAATGATATAGCTTTGATCAAAATTCCATCTGTAACATATTCAGCTGCCATTCAACGGGTGCGCCTACCAAAATGTGCTTCAAGCTATTCCAATTACGTTGATGAAACTGTAGTGGCTTCTGGATGGGGTGATACCTCTGATACATCCTCATCGGATTCACCTGTATTACAGTTTGGCAGTATGAAAGTGATCTCGAACGAAGAATGTGCTAGAGAATATCCTGATATTAATACCGGAATATTGTGTACTTCCACTGTCAATCGTATTGGAAACTGTGATGGTGATTCTGGTGGTCCATTGGTGTTGGCATCTTCAAACATACAAATTGGTATTATAGGTTTTCATTCACAGCAGGGATGTGAAGCTGGTTTACCAGCTGGACATACTCGTATCACTTCCTACTTGGGTTGGATTCAAGGAATTACGCGGCTTaggtttaattaa